In one Acomys russatus chromosome X, mAcoRus1.1, whole genome shotgun sequence genomic region, the following are encoded:
- the LOC127184651 gene encoding claudin-34-like, whose amino-acid sequence MVNKHANRQLGGFAAATLAWFLCSVSMGLPEWRVWCFQDPLDSMTTMTLVGMWRTCVHHQERNSSIVRVCYQYSYQDNFIPLDIRVVQHLLLISSHLGMLAAIFDTIALWKLYSGRLRKNITYNPFCLPGILNIIASSFVFLTILYNYLSIIRKDGIAFPPYFHTPSFPDTQKIGIALAMATLSSVLFLVGGTIALSFTLPSRYEVCSII is encoded by the coding sequence ATGGTCAATAAGCATGCTAATCGGCAGCTAGGAGGTTTTGCTGCTGCTACTCTTGCATGGTTCCTTTGTAGTGTTTCTATGGGCCTCCCCGAGTGGCGAGTGTGGTGCTTTCAAGACCCATTGGACTCCATGACCACCATGACCTTAGTTGGGATGTGGAGAACCTGCGTTCACCACCAGGAAAGGAATTCCAGCATTGTCAGAGTGTGTTATCAATATAGCTACCAGGACAACTTCATTCCTTTGGATATTCGAGTGGTCCAACACCTGCTACTCATTTCCAGCCATCTCGGCATGCTTGCGGCAATCTTTGACACCATTGCACTTTGGAAATTGTACTCAGGAAGACTCCGGAAGAACATCACTTACAATCCATTCTGTCTTCCAGGGATTCTGAACATCATTGCTAGCAGCTTTGTCTTCCTTACCATCTTGTACAATTACTTATCCATCATTCGCAAGGATGGGATTGCCTTCCCCCCATATTTCCACACACCCTCCTTCCCAGATACCCAGAAAATTGGCATTGCACTGGCAATGgcaactctttcttctgtcttattTCTAGTAGGTGGCACCATTGccctttctttcactcttcccTCAAGGTACGAAGTGTGTTCTATCATTTAA